In a single window of the Pseudopipra pipra isolate bDixPip1 chromosome Z, bDixPip1.hap1, whole genome shotgun sequence genome:
- the CKS2 gene encoding cyclin-dependent kinases regulatory subunit 2: MANKQIYYSDKYCDEEYEYRHVMLPRELSKQVPKSHLMSEEEWRRLGVQQSLGWVHYMIHEPEPHILLFRRPLQKAEQK; this comes from the exons ATGGCCAACAAGCAGATCTACTATTCCGATAAATACTGTGACGAGGAATACGAGTACCG ACACGTGATGCTGCCACGAGAACTTTCAAAACAAGTGCCAAAATCTCATCTGATGTCTGAAGAAGAGTGGAGACGTCTTGGTGTTCAGCAGAGTCTTGGCTGGGTTCACTATATGATCCATGAGCCAG AACCGCATATTCTGCTCTTCAGGAGACCTCTTCAAAAGGCGGAGCAGAAATAA